In Zingiber officinale cultivar Zhangliang chromosome 6A, Zo_v1.1, whole genome shotgun sequence, a single genomic region encodes these proteins:
- the LOC121994933 gene encoding pectinesterase inhibitor-like: MTRYTALPLLLLLFVLSAAPDHTSAAVSDSLKDACAKFVYPDFCLKALGDDPRSATADFHGLALISLDLSVASANDISSSYAQQRREPSLNAAAKNSLDSCLLLYQNNFPLLDYARKFLEGGQPGVGRVLLDQAMWAPVKCDGGIKDGDKANVADLILLARRFMELLNPQ; the protein is encoded by the coding sequence ATGACACGTTACACcgcccttcctctcctcctcctcctcttcgtcctctCCGCCGCCCCCGATCACACCTCCGCCGCAGTCTCCGACTCGCTGAAGGACGCTTGCGCCAAATTTGTCTACCCTGACTTCTGCCTCAAGGCGCTTGGAGACGACCCCCGCAGCGCGACCGCCGACTTCCACGGCCTCGCCCTCATCTCCCTCGACCTTTCCGTGGCCAGCGCCAATGATATCAGCTCCAGTTACGCCCAGCAACGCCGCGAACCGTCCCTCAACGCCGCCGCCAAGAACTCGTTGGACAGCTGCCTGCTCCTCTACCAGAACAATTTCCCTCTGCTGGATTACGCCCGCAAGTTTCTGGAGGGCGGCCAACCGGGGGTTGGGAGAGTATTATTGGATCAGGCGATGTGGGCGCCTGTCAAATGCGACGGAGGGATCAAGGACGGAGACAAAGCTAACGTGGCAGACCTCATTCTCCTCGCACGGAGGTTCATGGAGCTCCTCAATCCTCAGTAG